The Aethina tumida isolate Nest 87 chromosome 6, icAetTumi1.1, whole genome shotgun sequence genome has a segment encoding these proteins:
- the LOC126265791 gene encoding uncharacterized protein LOC126265791 produces MQTAAGGAPSTGLYHQPLNVRGHRLRPAEAATATRLRRRLRLDRPVEEEDATAAAASHRTHATRRQKVVQVVPKRTECSNREVCSKELKQIYRTKETDDFRRIFQHLYRSDAFRILAPSLADRPLARLDPDALHRRHFARHYRRLVDLIA; encoded by the exons ATGCAAACGGCCGCCGGCGGCGCACCGTCCACCGGCCTCTACCATCAGCCACTGAACGTCCGCGGCCACCGCCTGCGGCCGGCGGAGGCAGCGACCGCGACCCGTCTCCGCCGTCGGCTGCGGCTCGACCGGCCCGTGGAGGAGGAGGACGCGACGGCGGCCGCGGCGTCGCATCGCACGCACGCGACGCGGCGACAGAAGGTGGTGCAGGTGGTGCCGAAGAGGACCGAGTGCTCGAACAGGGAGGTGTGCTCCAAGGAGCTGAAACAG ATCTACCGGACAAAGGAGACGGACGACTTCCGGCGCATCTTCCAGCACCTGTACCGCAGCGACGCGTTCCGCATCCTCGCCCCAAGCCTGGCCGACCGTCCCCTCGCCCGCCTCGACCCCGATGCGCTGCACCGGCGCCACTTCGCCCGCCACTATCGCCGCCTCGTCGACCTGATCGCCTAG
- the LOC109605099 gene encoding prenylated Rab acceptor protein 1 has protein sequence MTDVKVDVTGEMEPPPQLPPATSLKSLLQIPTQIPDPKEWIQQQRQNVRPWLVFVQTSNFKTPPSIPRLGKRIMRNIEYFQANYVFVFLGLIVYCLITSPLLLFALAGTFYVGFRLSKRHAETKTVVMGKELTLAQQYAILWICSLPVYYLVGAHGAMFWVLGASFFIIGLHASFYNIEALVPRHEDGFPLLEQV, from the exons ATGACGGACGTTAAGGTCGACGTGACCGGTGAGATGGAACCGCCACCCCAACTACCCCCTGCGACCAGTTTAAAGAG CCTGTTGCAGATTCCGACGCAGATTCCCGACCCGAAAGAATGGATCCAACAGCAGCGGCAGAACGTGAGGCCGTGGCTCGTGTTCGTCCAAACGTCGAATTTCAAAACGCCTCCATCGATACCCCGACTAGGCAAACGTATCATGAGAAACATCGAGTACTTTCAGGCGAACTACGTGTTCGTGTTTCTCGGTCTGATCGTCTATTGTCT CATTACTTCGCCCCTGTTGCTGTTCGCTTTGGCAGGCACATTCTACGTCGGTTTCAGGCTGAGCAAACGCCACGCCGAAACCAAAACCGTCGTGATGGGCAAGGAACTGACGTTGGCGCAGCAGTATGCGATTTTATGGATCTGTTCACTGCCAGTTTACTATCTGGTCGGGGCACATGGGGCCATGTTTTGGGTTTTGGGTGCCTCCTTTTTCATTATCGGTTTGCACGCCAGCTTTTATAACATTGAGGCTTTAGTGCCCAGGCACGAAGACGGATTTCCTCTTTTGGAACAAGTTTAA
- the LOC109605103 gene encoding phosphatidylinositol 5-phosphate 4-kinase type-2 alpha isoform X1, with product MSSMQMSKLKKKHFRVKHQKVKLFRANEPFLSVFMWGINHTINELMHVTIPVMLLPDDFRAYSKIKIDNHLFNKENMPSHFKVKEYCPMVFRNIRERFGIDDLDYKESLTRSQPMPDDSSGKSGAKFYLSYDKIFIIKTLTSEEVERMHSFLKHYHPYIVERHGKTLLPQYLGMYRLTVDNVEHYIVVSRNVFSNHLSTHRKFDLKGSTVDREASEKEREKDLPTLKDNDFVNEQMKVYIGEEAKSKLMETLSADVDFLTKLHLMDYSLLLGIHEVERGEQELQAQREREAENPQDSDESESGSGLENRPFGFNTPPDSPNAVGQFVREHSLQYEGKLQIYQYLDVLTGGIIPELDIYAIPSCETAPVKEIYFVAIIDVLTHYGVKKQAAKAAKTVKYGSNVDGISTCDPEQYAKRFIDFMSKAIE from the exons ATGTCGTCAATGCAAATGTCGAAGCTGAAGAAGAAACACTTCCGCGTCAAGCACCAGAAGGTGAAGCTGTTCAGGGCGAACGAGCCGTTCCTGTCCGTCTTCATGTGGGGCATCAATCATACG ATAAATGAGTTGATGCACGTCACAATTCCGGTGATGCTCCTGCCGGACGATTTCAGGGCCtattcgaaaataaaaatcgatAACCATCTGTTCAACAA GGAAAACATGCCGTCACATTTCAAAGTCAAGGAATATTGTCCGATGGTGTTCAGGAATATCAGGGAGCGATTCGGCATCGACGATTTGGATTACAAAGAGTCGCTGACTAG atcgcAACCAATGCCGGATGATTCGTCGGGCAAGAGCGGCGCAAAGTTCTACCTGAGCTACGATAAGATATTCATCATTAAAACACTGACCTCCGAGGAGGTCGAACGGATGCATTCCTTCCTTAAACATTACCATCCC TATATTGTGGAGAGACACGGAAAGACTTTGTTGCCCCAGTACTTGGGGATGTACCGTCTGACGGTGGACAACGTTGAACACTACATTGTGGTGAGCAGGAACGTGTTCTCGAACCACCTGAGCACGCACAGAAAATTCGATTTGAAAGGCTCGACCGTTGATCGTGAAGCTTCGGAGAAAGAACGTGAAAAGGATTTGCCCACTCTGAAGGATAACGACTTCGTGAACGAACAGATGAAA gtGTATATAGGAGAGGAGGCGAAGTCGAAGCTTATGGAAACGTTGAGTGCTGACGTTGATTTCCTCACCAAACTACACTTGATGGACTACAGTCTGTTGCTTG gcATCCACGAGGTGGAACGCGGCGAACAGGAGCTGCAGGCGCAGCGGGAACGCGAGGCGGAAAATCCGCAGGACTCGGACGAGAGCGAGTCGGGCAGCGGCCTGGAGAACCGACCGTTCGGTTTCAACACGCCGCCCGACAGTCCGAACGCCGTCGGTCAGTTCGTTCGGGAGCACAGCCTCCAGTACGAAggtaaacttcaaatttaccAATATCTTGATGTGTTGACAG GTGGCATCATCCCCGAGCTGGACATCTACGCCATACCGAGCTGCGAAACCGCACCAGTCAAGGAGATCTACTTCGTGGCCATAATCGACGTGCTGACCCATTATGGGGTGAAAAAGCAGGCGGCCAAAGCTGCAAAGACCGTCAAGTACGGTTCGAACGTGGACGGCATCAGCACGTGCGACCCCGAACAGTACGCAAAGAG GTTCATAGACTTCATGTCCAAGGCCATTGAGTAG
- the LOC109605103 gene encoding phosphatidylinositol 5-phosphate 4-kinase type-2 alpha isoform X2 produces MSSMQMSKLKKKHFRVKHQKVKLFRANEPFLSVFMWGINHTINELMHVTIPVMLLPDDFRAYSKIKIDNHLFNKENMPSHFKVKEYCPMVFRNIRERFGIDDLDYKESLTRSQPMPDDSSGKSGAKFYLSYDKIFIIKTLTSEEVERMHSFLKHYHPYIVERHGKTLLPQYLGMYRLTVDNVEHYIVVSRNVFSNHLSTHRKFDLKGSTVDREASEKEREKDLPTLKDNDFVNEQMKVYIGEEAKSKLMETLSADVDFLTKLHLMDYSLLLGIHEVERGEQELQAQREREAENPQDSDESESGSGLENRPFGFNTPPDSPNAVGQFVREHSLQYEGGIIPELDIYAIPSCETAPVKEIYFVAIIDVLTHYGVKKQAAKAAKTVKYGSNVDGISTCDPEQYAKRFIDFMSKAIE; encoded by the exons ATGTCGTCAATGCAAATGTCGAAGCTGAAGAAGAAACACTTCCGCGTCAAGCACCAGAAGGTGAAGCTGTTCAGGGCGAACGAGCCGTTCCTGTCCGTCTTCATGTGGGGCATCAATCATACG ATAAATGAGTTGATGCACGTCACAATTCCGGTGATGCTCCTGCCGGACGATTTCAGGGCCtattcgaaaataaaaatcgatAACCATCTGTTCAACAA GGAAAACATGCCGTCACATTTCAAAGTCAAGGAATATTGTCCGATGGTGTTCAGGAATATCAGGGAGCGATTCGGCATCGACGATTTGGATTACAAAGAGTCGCTGACTAG atcgcAACCAATGCCGGATGATTCGTCGGGCAAGAGCGGCGCAAAGTTCTACCTGAGCTACGATAAGATATTCATCATTAAAACACTGACCTCCGAGGAGGTCGAACGGATGCATTCCTTCCTTAAACATTACCATCCC TATATTGTGGAGAGACACGGAAAGACTTTGTTGCCCCAGTACTTGGGGATGTACCGTCTGACGGTGGACAACGTTGAACACTACATTGTGGTGAGCAGGAACGTGTTCTCGAACCACCTGAGCACGCACAGAAAATTCGATTTGAAAGGCTCGACCGTTGATCGTGAAGCTTCGGAGAAAGAACGTGAAAAGGATTTGCCCACTCTGAAGGATAACGACTTCGTGAACGAACAGATGAAA gtGTATATAGGAGAGGAGGCGAAGTCGAAGCTTATGGAAACGTTGAGTGCTGACGTTGATTTCCTCACCAAACTACACTTGATGGACTACAGTCTGTTGCTTG gcATCCACGAGGTGGAACGCGGCGAACAGGAGCTGCAGGCGCAGCGGGAACGCGAGGCGGAAAATCCGCAGGACTCGGACGAGAGCGAGTCGGGCAGCGGCCTGGAGAACCGACCGTTCGGTTTCAACACGCCGCCCGACAGTCCGAACGCCGTCGGTCAGTTCGTTCGGGAGCACAGCCTCCAGTACGAAg GTGGCATCATCCCCGAGCTGGACATCTACGCCATACCGAGCTGCGAAACCGCACCAGTCAAGGAGATCTACTTCGTGGCCATAATCGACGTGCTGACCCATTATGGGGTGAAAAAGCAGGCGGCCAAAGCTGCAAAGACCGTCAAGTACGGTTCGAACGTGGACGGCATCAGCACGTGCGACCCCGAACAGTACGCAAAGAG GTTCATAGACTTCATGTCCAAGGCCATTGAGTAG
- the LOC109605104 gene encoding translocon-associated protein subunit delta-like has translation MSTKIFYFLTLIITVLGEKCLNPDIKSKTYTTDDATILKHIAYINEFEVKCEAGGAGRLYALMGDSILPIASVGPHKYQLSWTEDVKTAKVGLITVDVYDEAGYMQVKRALRIGEDFKAVRPFARIEIRHHGVYQGPMISCEVVASVLSIVIAYYALSFKSKLVS, from the coding sequence AtgtcaacaaaaatattttactttttaactcTAATAATAACGGTGTTGGGCGAGAAATGTCTGAACCCCGACATAAAATCGAAGACATACACCACGGACGACGCTACGATACTGAAACACATCGCGTACATCAACGAATTCGAGGTGAAATGCGAGGCCGGCGGTGCGGGCAGGTTGTACGCCCTCATGGGTGACTCCATCCTGCCCATAGCTTCGGTGGGCCCCCACAAATACCAGCTGAGTTGGACGGAGGACGTGAAGACGGCGAAGGTCGGCCTGATTACGGTGGACGTGTACGACGAAGCTGGTTACATGCAGGTGAAAAGGGCGCTGAGGATCGGGGAGGATTTCAAGGCGGTGCGGCCCTTCGCCCGAATCGAAATTCGACATCACGGCGTTTATCAGGGACCGATGATCAGTTGCGAGGTGGTCGCGTCCGTTTTGTCCATTGTCATCGCTTATTATGCGCTCAGTTTTAAGAGTAAGCTTGTATcgtaa